One region of Acidobacteriota bacterium genomic DNA includes:
- a CDS encoding tetratricopeptide repeat protein codes for MSGSRPVALLASLLLAAACASDPEPVADVASAPGAASASFGDAVTAPASGPAQCAETLPDLTGLGESVQQQIRQHHAAFPRAAARAAAPAQAQGIAVGSMGMILMAAFLTEEAEPCFLEAASLIPDEPRWPYFLAHLQRDRGDLAGAARYFEKVLELAPSDLTTLYWLGDVHLEEGRADEAIQLFERSLVIAPGSLSARYGLARASLLAEDFQRAVDLLEEIHERSPDIGAIHYPLGMAYRGLGNDTKAEEHLMRRENAELRPEDPLMAELDAMLNSAGTFASSGEAALEREEWEAAEAEFRQALELNPTDPSLRHRLGTALVMQGDLEAALAEFEAITRDAPDYHAAHYSIGVLLQGAGRYGDAVERFETALRYRPGDPEVSLRLAVSLRQSGNPAGALDHYQTVLDVDPNVIEARFGYAMALVQLGRWREAFNRLETAAAAFPEEIAFPHALARLMVASPDDGIRDGQRALDLVEQLTERQTTPTIDLGETMAMTLAELGEFAQAASIQRELIGAAEAAQLPSLADRLRVNLELYERNRPCRTPWPPDAMP; via the coding sequence ATGTCCGGGTCAAGGCCAGTCGCCCTGCTCGCCAGCCTGTTGCTTGCCGCCGCCTGCGCGTCCGACCCGGAACCGGTCGCCGATGTCGCGTCGGCGCCGGGCGCCGCCTCGGCCAGCTTTGGGGATGCAGTCACCGCCCCTGCTTCTGGCCCTGCCCAGTGCGCGGAGACGCTTCCCGATCTGACCGGCCTGGGCGAGTCGGTCCAGCAGCAGATCCGGCAGCATCACGCCGCTTTTCCCCGCGCCGCGGCCCGGGCGGCCGCGCCGGCGCAGGCGCAGGGCATCGCCGTCGGATCGATGGGGATGATCCTGATGGCCGCCTTTTTGACGGAAGAAGCTGAACCCTGCTTCCTCGAAGCGGCGTCGCTGATTCCGGACGAACCGCGCTGGCCCTATTTTCTGGCTCATCTCCAGCGTGACCGGGGCGATCTGGCCGGCGCCGCCCGCTACTTCGAGAAGGTCCTGGAGCTGGCGCCGTCCGACCTCACGACGCTCTATTGGCTGGGCGACGTCCACCTGGAGGAGGGTCGTGCCGACGAGGCGATCCAGCTCTTCGAGCGGTCTCTCGTCATCGCGCCCGGTTCGCTCTCCGCCCGCTACGGCCTGGCGCGTGCGTCGCTCCTGGCGGAGGATTTCCAGCGCGCCGTCGATCTGCTGGAGGAGATCCACGAGCGCAGTCCCGATATCGGCGCCATCCACTATCCCCTGGGCATGGCGTATCGCGGATTGGGGAACGACACGAAGGCGGAAGAGCACCTGATGCGGCGCGAGAACGCCGAATTGCGTCCCGAAGACCCGCTGATGGCGGAACTCGACGCGATGCTGAACAGCGCCGGGACCTTCGCGTCCTCGGGCGAGGCGGCGCTGGAGCGGGAGGAGTGGGAGGCCGCCGAGGCGGAGTTTCGCCAGGCCCTCGAGTTGAATCCGACCGACCCGTCGCTACGTCACCGGCTGGGCACCGCCCTCGTCATGCAGGGGGACCTCGAGGCGGCGCTGGCGGAGTTCGAGGCAATCACCCGCGACGCGCCTGATTACCATGCCGCGCACTACAGCATCGGCGTGCTGTTGCAGGGAGCGGGACGCTATGGCGACGCGGTGGAACGGTTCGAGACGGCGCTCCGGTACCGCCCCGGCGATCCGGAGGTCAGCCTGCGCCTCGCCGTCAGCCTGCGGCAGTCCGGCAACCCGGCCGGGGCGCTCGATCACTACCAGACGGTTCTGGACGTCGATCCGAACGTGATCGAGGCGCGCTTCGGCTACGCGATGGCGTTGGTGCAGTTGGGCCGCTGGCGCGAGGCGTTCAACCGCCTGGAGACCGCGGCTGCCGCGTTTCCGGAGGAGATCGCCTTCCCGCACGCGCTTGCGCGCCTGATGGTGGCGTCCCCGGACGACGGGATCCGCGATGGTCAGCGGGCCCTCGACCTGGTGGAGCAGTTGACCGAACGACAGACGACGCCGACGATCGATCTAGGCGAGACGATGGCCATGACACTCGCCGAACTGGGAGAGTTCGCCCAGGCGGCGTCCATTCAGCGGGAACTGATTGGCGCGGCTGAAGCGGCGCAGCTTCCCTCCCTCGCCGACCGCCTCCGGGTCAATCTCGAACTCTACGAGCGGAACCGGCCGTGCCGAACTCCGTGGCCGCCCGACGCCATGCCGTAG
- a CDS encoding VWA domain-containing protein: MNGMKRSRRSVVVVAGVFAAAVVAGLWTAASTTGAQSAEQLYLTVLDEDGQPVVDLRPSDVQVTEDGVRREVLYLSRAGGPADITLLVDTSAAMVPATTHLRPALNAFVDALNGQARMTLVTFGDLPVRVVPPTTELTRVREAIDDLFPTEDAVPRFQDALMGAAIDLRDRQPSRPALVVVASDQLASTFAEVSPASTTRSVDDVIGVMQAVGAPVHIIALRSRESFDVITRGASDRNAVFRSPLDNALRTGMSAQQTRDWLQLFETVSDRTGGRLTNLYASAGLDEPLLDLANEILAQYILTYHSPPNDEGTDEREIGIGVARDDVSVRVTLVR, from the coding sequence ATGAACGGAATGAAACGGTCTCGGAGAAGCGTTGTCGTCGTGGCGGGTGTCTTCGCGGCAGCGGTGGTTGCCGGGCTGTGGACGGCCGCCTCGACTACGGGCGCGCAGTCGGCGGAGCAGTTGTACCTGACCGTGCTCGACGAGGATGGGCAGCCGGTCGTGGATCTCCGGCCCTCCGACGTGCAGGTGACGGAGGACGGCGTGCGACGCGAGGTGCTCTACCTGTCGCGCGCCGGCGGTCCGGCGGACATCACCCTTCTGGTAGATACCAGCGCGGCCATGGTGCCAGCGACGACGCATCTGCGCCCGGCGCTGAACGCGTTCGTCGACGCCCTGAACGGCCAGGCGAGGATGACGCTTGTTACCTTCGGCGACCTTCCGGTACGCGTCGTCCCTCCGACAACGGAGCTGACGCGGGTGCGGGAGGCGATCGACGATCTGTTTCCGACGGAGGACGCCGTACCCCGTTTTCAGGATGCCTTGATGGGTGCGGCCATCGATCTCCGCGATCGTCAGCCGTCACGGCCTGCGCTGGTCGTGGTGGCCTCGGATCAGCTCGCGAGCACGTTCGCGGAAGTCTCCCCGGCGAGCACGACGCGATCCGTCGATGACGTGATTGGCGTGATGCAGGCGGTAGGCGCCCCGGTGCACATCATTGCGCTCAGGAGCAGGGAGTCGTTCGACGTGATCACCCGCGGGGCCTCCGACCGTAACGCGGTCTTCAGGAGCCCCCTGGACAATGCGCTCCGGACCGGGATGTCGGCACAGCAGACCCGTGACTGGCTCCAACTCTTCGAAACAGTATCGGACCGGACCGGTGGGCGCCTGACGAACCTCTACGCGAGCGCCGGGCTCGACGAGCCGTTGCTCGATCTGGCGAACGAAATCCTGGCCCAGTACATCCTCACTTACCACAGTCCGCCGAATGATGAAGGCACTGACGAGCGGGAGATCGGCATCGGTGTCGCCCGCGACGACGTCTCGGTCCGCGTCACTCTCGTAAGGTGA
- a CDS encoding tetratricopeptide repeat protein, whose protein sequence is MAQARRGPQRASFYNAEEPVTAQPLRYFGQLPRIGPVAAAIAVLAGTPMPATAQAGSQAANTPTFADDIAPLVLTHCAPCHRPGEVAPFPLLGYDDVRRRARQIAEVTASRYMPPWKPEPGYGGPFVGSRRLADADVELFRRWAEAGTPAGDLSRLPATPEPAAEGWRLGEPDVIVRMPEPFGVPADGPDTFRNFVLPIPIDRAAFVAGLEFRPGNARVAHHANLRIDRSRASRELDAQDPLPGYEGPISPQAHYPDGHFLGWTPGQLPPLAEPGMAWRLEPGSDFVIQLHMQSTGRFESIQSSVGLYFTDEPPVRTPVMLRLGRQNIDIPPGDSGYVIRDRFTLPVGAELIGVQPHAHFRAREINGRVEYPDGQTEHLIRIEDWDFNWQDVYRYRDRPFLPAGTTLSMEYVYDNSADNPRNPDRPPRRVLFGQFSNDEMGDLWLQLLPGTEADRVTLQRSIMPKILNEDIVGYESMLIAQPENAVLHRDVAVLYMTAGRTAAAVEHYRRSLELDPASATAHYNLATLLAAGGGLEEAISHFRRAVELRPDHGSAHNNLGAVLNAVGRASEALGHFERAVALEPENAAAHSNLASALAAAGRREEAIVHYERALELDPSDTDTRAALARLLGEADGAGSNVTYHQDVAPILHARCVACHRPGAIAPFSLATYADARPQADRIAAAATARRMPPWKPTGPAGRFVGERRLTDDQIATLTAWAARGAPAGESPAGEPPAGTRTVTAATDEADGADRLGPPDLVVTMPVPYRLAPGGPDVYRNFTLPVPLAERRWVRAVELRPGAGGMRAIHHARIMLDPSGAARALDAADASGPGYDGLMLDHARFPPGHFLGWAPGRTPAAVPDEIAWPLDPGADFVLQLHLLPDASERLDIQPEVALHFADRPAPLTPVSVLLTSKAIRIPAGDDAHVIQDSYRLPVAVDLLAVAPHMHYLGRHVEANATLPDGTERALLRIDDWDFNWQDEYRYREPVHLPAGTRVAVRFTFDNSAGNPSNPNDPPAEVRFGPSASDEMAELMLQVLPVGDTATLLASLAVKGARDDILAYQTLLQADPDDPVNHTALAVRYLDVGEHAVAGEHLTRAIALAPEFADAHYNLGSVRLAEGDIPGAIAAFRRAIELRPDYAEAHNNLGGLLASTGAADEAATHFRAAIEADPANAGAHFNLAGLLFGRGDTRAAIEHYRAALEVAPDDADTLYNLAVALRSTGDDADAEEAGAHHARALAIDPSLAAR, encoded by the coding sequence ATGGCACAGGCCCGGCGAGGCCCCCAACGCGCCAGCTTCTATAATGCGGAAGAGCCTGTGACGGCCCAGCCTCTGCGGTATTTCGGCCAACTGCCCCGCATCGGCCCGGTCGCGGCCGCTATCGCGGTGCTGGCCGGCACACCCATGCCGGCGACTGCCCAAGCCGGCAGCCAGGCGGCGAATACCCCGACGTTCGCGGACGACATCGCGCCGCTCGTCCTGACCCACTGCGCGCCGTGCCACCGTCCGGGCGAGGTGGCGCCGTTTCCGTTGCTTGGCTACGACGACGTCCGGCGGCGGGCGCGGCAAATCGCCGAAGTGACCGCGAGCCGCTACATGCCGCCCTGGAAGCCCGAACCAGGCTACGGCGGACCGTTTGTCGGATCGCGGCGCCTGGCCGACGCCGACGTCGAGCTGTTCCGGCGCTGGGCGGAGGCGGGTACGCCCGCCGGCGATCTGTCGCGACTGCCCGCCACCCCGGAGCCGGCGGCGGAGGGTTGGCGCCTGGGCGAACCGGATGTCATCGTCAGGATGCCGGAACCGTTCGGGGTGCCGGCCGACGGACCTGACACGTTCAGGAACTTCGTCCTTCCGATCCCGATCGACCGGGCGGCGTTCGTGGCCGGCCTGGAGTTCCGCCCCGGCAACGCACGCGTCGCCCACCATGCGAACCTCCGCATCGACCGGTCACGCGCGTCGCGCGAGCTCGACGCCCAGGATCCGCTACCCGGTTACGAAGGACCGATCAGCCCGCAGGCTCACTATCCGGACGGCCACTTCCTCGGCTGGACGCCGGGGCAGTTGCCGCCGCTCGCCGAGCCCGGAATGGCGTGGCGGCTCGAACCAGGAAGCGACTTCGTCATCCAATTGCACATGCAGTCGACGGGCCGGTTCGAGTCGATTCAGTCGAGCGTCGGCCTGTACTTCACCGACGAGCCGCCGGTCCGAACGCCGGTGATGCTGCGCCTGGGCCGGCAGAACATCGACATACCGCCGGGCGACTCGGGCTACGTCATCCGCGACCGCTTCACGTTGCCGGTCGGGGCGGAACTGATCGGCGTGCAGCCGCACGCGCACTTCCGCGCGAGGGAGATCAACGGGCGGGTCGAGTACCCCGACGGGCAGACGGAACACCTGATCCGGATCGAAGACTGGGACTTCAACTGGCAGGACGTCTACCGCTACCGCGACCGTCCATTCCTGCCGGCGGGGACGACGCTGTCGATGGAGTACGTCTACGACAACTCCGCCGACAACCCGCGCAACCCGGATCGGCCGCCGCGCCGTGTGCTCTTCGGACAGTTCTCGAACGACGAGATGGGCGACCTCTGGCTGCAGTTGCTGCCGGGCACGGAAGCGGATCGCGTAACGCTGCAGCGCTCCATCATGCCGAAGATCCTCAACGAGGACATCGTCGGCTACGAGTCGATGCTGATCGCGCAACCCGAGAACGCCGTGCTGCACCGCGACGTGGCGGTCCTCTACATGACCGCCGGCCGGACGGCGGCCGCGGTCGAGCACTACCGGCGGTCGCTGGAGCTGGATCCGGCATCCGCCACCGCGCACTACAACCTGGCGACACTGCTCGCCGCCGGCGGTGGCCTGGAGGAAGCTATCTCGCACTTCCGGCGCGCCGTCGAGCTCCGCCCCGACCACGGCTCTGCGCACAACAACCTGGGCGCGGTGCTGAACGCGGTCGGCCGCGCCAGCGAAGCGCTTGGACACTTCGAGCGGGCCGTCGCCCTGGAACCGGAGAACGCCGCCGCGCACAGCAATCTGGCGAGTGCGCTGGCCGCCGCCGGACGGCGTGAGGAAGCGATCGTGCATTACGAACGCGCCCTGGAACTCGATCCGTCGGACACGGACACACGGGCGGCCCTCGCGCGCCTTCTGGGAGAGGCGGACGGCGCGGGCAGCAACGTGACGTATCACCAGGATGTCGCACCGATCCTGCATGCGCGGTGCGTCGCGTGCCACCGGCCGGGCGCCATCGCGCCGTTCAGCCTGGCGACGTACGCCGACGCCCGCCCGCAGGCGGATCGGATCGCCGCAGCGGCGACCGCGCGGCGCATGCCGCCGTGGAAGCCGACCGGCCCCGCCGGCCGCTTCGTCGGCGAGCGCCGCCTGACCGACGATCAGATCGCCACGCTGACGGCGTGGGCCGCGCGCGGTGCGCCGGCCGGGGAATCACCGGCGGGCGAACCTCCGGCCGGCACCCGGACCGTGACCGCGGCGACGGATGAGGCGGATGGCGCCGACCGGCTTGGGCCGCCGGACCTCGTCGTCACGATGCCCGTCCCCTACCGGCTCGCACCCGGCGGACCGGATGTCTATCGCAACTTCACGCTCCCCGTCCCGCTCGCGGAACGCCGCTGGGTCCGAGCCGTCGAGTTGCGCCCCGGCGCGGGCGGCATGCGCGCCATTCACCATGCCCGCATCATGCTCGACCCGTCCGGCGCGGCCCGCGCCCTTGACGCTGCCGACGCATCCGGACCGGGATACGACGGCCTGATGCTCGATCACGCCCGCTTTCCCCCCGGCCACTTTCTCGGCTGGGCGCCGGGGCGCACGCCTGCCGCCGTCCCGGACGAGATCGCCTGGCCACTCGACCCCGGCGCCGACTTCGTCCTGCAGCTTCACCTGCTGCCCGACGCGAGCGAACGCCTGGACATCCAGCCGGAAGTCGCCCTCCATTTCGCCGACCGGCCCGCGCCGCTCACGCCGGTCTCCGTGCTGTTGACGTCGAAGGCGATCCGGATCCCGGCCGGCGACGACGCGCACGTCATCCAGGACAGCTACCGGCTGCCGGTAGCTGTCGACCTCCTCGCCGTCGCCCCGCACATGCACTACCTGGGCCGACACGTGGAGGCCAATGCAACGCTGCCGGACGGCACCGAGCGCGCCCTGCTCCGGATCGACGACTGGGACTTCAACTGGCAGGACGAATACCGCTACCGCGAGCCGGTCCACCTGCCGGCCGGCACCCGGGTCGCGGTCCGTTTCACGTTCGACAACTCCGCCGGGAATCCCAGCAATCCGAACGACCCGCCCGCGGAGGTCCGTTTCGGGCCATCGGCATCGGATGAAATGGCGGAACTGATGCTGCAGGTCCTACCGGTGGGAGACACGGCCACGCTGCTGGCCAGCCTCGCGGTGAAGGGCGCCCGCGACGACATCCTCGCCTACCAGACGCTGCTGCAAGCGGACCCGGACGACCCTGTCAATCACACCGCCCTCGCGGTCCGCTATCTCGACGTGGGAGAGCATGCCGTCGCCGGCGAGCATCTGACCCGCGCGATCGCACTCGCGCCGGAGTTCGCCGACGCGCACTACAACCTCGGGAGCGTGCGCCTCGCGGAGGGTGATATCCCCGGTGCGATTGCCGCCTTCCGCCGCGCAATCGAACTGCGCCCCGACTACGCGGAAGCGCACAACAACCTGGGCGGCCTGCTGGCGTCGACGGGGGCGGCCGACGAGGCGGCGACGCACTTCCGCGCCGCAATCGAAGCCGACCCGGCGAACGCCGGCGCGCACTTCAACCTGGCCGGTCTCCTCTTCGGGCGCGGCGACACTCGGGCCGCTATCGAGCACTACCGCGCCGCTCTGGAGGTGGCACCGGACGACGCCGACACGCTCTACAACCTGGCGGTCGCGCTGCGCAGCACGGGTGACGACGCCGACGCCGAAGAAGCGGGCGCCCATCACGCCCGCGCGTTGGCCATCGACCCGTCGCTGGCCGCTCGCTAG
- a CDS encoding CRTAC1 family protein codes for MTRSLRLLLLLAFAIGCGADRNGTADSAGEAAGATTAGGAAGDAASGDWFVDRAAETGLRFVHRNGATGRYFYPEILPPGVGLFDYDNDGDLDAYLAQGHMLDTAATPSDVWIPTPAGEPAGGRLFRNELVPDGALRFTDVTEASGIATGDVYGLGIATGDVDNDGWIDLLLTNFGPSRLYRNNGDGSFTDTSRDAGIAQSPEGFGVSAAFVDYDRDSHLDLYVGYNVNYTLSNTIECTNVTGAREYCPPETYGGMPDRLYRNTGGGRFVDVSDDAITGTQFGPALGVVAADYDNDGWMDIYVANDATENILWINQGDGTFRDEALLAGAALNDMGLAEASMGVDAGDFDNDGDEDLFMTHITSEGNNLYVNDGEGGFADRSTPSGLGAGSLPYTGWGTTWMDYDNDGWLDLLAVNGTIMATRTETGRPFPYDQRKTLFRNLGDGTFIDVSAQAGAPFARSEVGRGAAFGDVDNDGDTDVLIGNDAGPAELLINQVGARNQWIGLRLVGDPATTGGRDLLGARIALRRDGQPTLWRRVRTDGSYASANDPRVVIGLGASDQTPTVEVIWPDGTTETWGDLRLGQYTTLQQGTAP; via the coding sequence GTGACCCGATCGTTACGTTTGCTCCTGCTGCTGGCGTTCGCCATCGGTTGCGGCGCCGACCGGAACGGGACGGCCGACAGTGCCGGAGAAGCGGCAGGCGCCACGACGGCGGGCGGCGCCGCCGGCGATGCGGCCTCCGGCGACTGGTTCGTCGACCGCGCAGCCGAAACGGGCCTGCGCTTTGTCCACCGTAACGGAGCGACCGGGCGCTACTTCTATCCGGAGATCCTGCCGCCCGGCGTCGGCCTGTTCGACTACGACAACGACGGCGACCTGGACGCCTACCTCGCGCAGGGCCATATGCTCGATACGGCTGCGACGCCGAGCGACGTCTGGATCCCGACCCCGGCTGGCGAACCCGCGGGCGGGCGGCTCTTCCGGAACGAACTGGTCCCCGACGGCGCGCTCCGATTCACTGACGTCACCGAGGCGAGCGGCATCGCCACCGGCGACGTCTACGGGCTCGGGATTGCCACCGGCGATGTCGACAATGACGGCTGGATCGATCTCCTCCTGACCAACTTCGGACCGAGCCGCCTCTATCGGAACAACGGCGACGGTTCCTTTACCGACACTTCGCGCGACGCGGGAATCGCGCAGTCGCCGGAAGGCTTCGGGGTTTCCGCCGCGTTCGTCGACTACGACCGCGACAGCCATCTCGACCTCTACGTCGGCTACAACGTGAACTACACGCTCTCCAACACCATCGAGTGCACGAACGTCACCGGCGCCCGCGAGTACTGCCCGCCCGAGACGTACGGGGGCATGCCGGATCGCCTGTACCGCAACACCGGCGGCGGGCGGTTCGTCGACGTGAGCGACGACGCCATTACCGGCACCCAGTTCGGGCCCGCGCTCGGCGTCGTCGCCGCGGACTACGACAACGACGGCTGGATGGACATCTACGTCGCGAACGACGCCACGGAGAACATCCTCTGGATTAATCAGGGGGACGGCACCTTTCGTGACGAGGCGCTGCTGGCCGGGGCGGCGCTGAACGACATGGGCCTGGCCGAGGCGAGCATGGGGGTCGATGCGGGTGACTTCGACAACGACGGCGACGAAGACCTGTTCATGACGCACATCACGAGCGAGGGGAACAACCTGTACGTTAATGACGGCGAAGGCGGGTTCGCGGATCGGAGCACGCCGTCCGGCCTCGGGGCCGGCAGTCTGCCCTACACGGGTTGGGGCACGACCTGGATGGACTACGACAACGACGGCTGGCTGGACCTGCTCGCCGTGAACGGCACGATCATGGCGACGCGCACCGAGACGGGACGGCCTTTTCCGTACGATCAGCGCAAGACGCTCTTCCGCAACCTGGGCGACGGCACGTTCATCGATGTTTCGGCGCAGGCGGGCGCGCCGTTTGCCCGCTCCGAGGTGGGGCGCGGCGCGGCGTTCGGCGATGTCGACAACGACGGTGACACGGATGTCCTCATTGGCAACGACGCCGGCCCGGCAGAGTTGCTGATCAACCAGGTGGGAGCGCGGAACCAGTGGATCGGCCTGCGCCTCGTCGGTGATCCGGCAACGACCGGCGGGCGTGATCTGCTGGGGGCGAGAATCGCTCTCCGCCGCGACGGCCAGCCGACGCTCTGGCGGCGCGTCCGGACCGACGGCAGCTACGCGTCCGCCAACGACCCGAGAGTTGTTATTGGCCTCGGCGCGTCCGATCAGACGCCCACCGTCGAGGTGATCTGGCCCGACGGCACGACCGAGACCTGGGGCGATCTTCGTCTCGGCCAGTACACGACCCTTCAGCAGGGTACCGCTCCCTGA
- a CDS encoding tetratricopeptide repeat protein translates to MKKAKLLGVIVCAAALAACGPSGETGGASRIAPVAPPPGFVLPDISPLAPLVRDEIRTRHAAAEDQGAWGDLGLVLMAASFLDAADVAFRQAHAREPDELRWPYYLAQLHRRTGDTATAADWLTRALALDPAHVPSLVQLGRLHLDGGRAVDATALFERALAVDATSAAALAGLGRAALAADDAAGAVSFLERAVALAPGPSSLHYDLAMAYRALGDRAKVEEHLRRRGDAEPSPPDPLMAAYSGVLRSTVAYERRGMQAMDAGRFSDAEAIFRDGLVAMPDDPVLRHRLGTALMMAGDTAGAVREFEATLAVAPDFEKAHFGLAVIHGIEGRHDAAIARYEEALRARPNYLEAILGLAEALRVTGRLEESQVHFERAVDIDPAFPDAWIVRGVILAQLGRFQEARAWLESALLVHPDHPDIAGLLSELPG, encoded by the coding sequence ATGAAGAAGGCGAAACTGCTCGGCGTCATTGTCTGCGCCGCGGCGCTCGCAGCTTGCGGCCCGTCCGGCGAGACGGGAGGAGCCTCCCGGATCGCTCCCGTGGCGCCGCCGCCCGGGTTTGTCCTGCCTGACATCTCCCCCCTCGCCCCGCTGGTCCGGGACGAGATCCGCACCCGTCACGCCGCGGCCGAAGATCAAGGCGCGTGGGGCGATCTTGGCCTCGTCCTGATGGCCGCCAGCTTCCTCGACGCCGCCGACGTCGCCTTTCGGCAGGCGCACGCCCGCGAGCCGGACGAGCTGCGCTGGCCGTACTACCTGGCCCAGCTCCATCGGCGCACGGGCGACACCGCCACCGCGGCCGACTGGCTGACGCGAGCCCTCGCGCTCGATCCGGCGCATGTCCCGTCGCTCGTGCAGCTCGGCCGACTCCACTTGGACGGAGGCCGTGCGGTAGACGCCACGGCACTGTTCGAACGCGCCCTTGCGGTCGACGCGACCTCCGCGGCGGCGCTCGCCGGGCTGGGGCGCGCCGCACTGGCCGCGGACGACGCCGCGGGCGCCGTCTCGTTCCTCGAGCGCGCCGTGGCGCTTGCGCCCGGGCCGTCCAGCCTCCACTACGACCTGGCGATGGCGTACCGGGCGCTGGGAGACCGCGCGAAGGTGGAGGAGCATCTTCGCCGGCGGGGCGATGCTGAGCCGTCGCCGCCGGATCCGCTGATGGCGGCCTACAGCGGCGTGCTCCGCAGCACGGTTGCCTACGAGCGGCGCGGCATGCAGGCGATGGACGCGGGCCGGTTCAGCGACGCAGAGGCCATCTTCCGGGACGGACTCGTCGCAATGCCGGACGACCCCGTCTTGCGCCACCGGCTCGGGACCGCCCTGATGATGGCGGGCGACACGGCGGGCGCAGTACGGGAGTTCGAGGCGACGCTCGCCGTCGCGCCCGACTTCGAGAAGGCGCACTTCGGCTTGGCTGTCATTCACGGGATCGAAGGACGTCACGACGCGGCGATTGCACGATACGAAGAGGCGCTCCGGGCGCGGCCCAACTACCTGGAAGCGATCCTCGGGTTGGCCGAGGCGCTCCGCGTGACGGGCCGTCTGGAGGAATCACAGGTTCATTTCGAACGCGCCGTCGATATAGACCCCGCCTTCCCCGACGCGTGGATCGTCCGGGGTGTCATTCTCGCCCAGCTCGGGCGCTTTCAGGAGGCGCGGGCCTGGCTCGAGAGCGCCCTCCTCGTCCACCCCGACCACCCGGATATCGCCGGTCTGCTGTCCGAGTTGCCTGGTTAG